CGTTCTTCGCCCTTCCTTTTCGCAGAAGAAATTAGGAGATGGCAATTGAAGGTGGTAAAGGAGGACGGCAAGGAGGAGATGAaaacaaaaccgaaaaacGCACACTCAAACACGCACGCACACAGAGACACGCAGGGCGAAAGATTTACCGTTACGCGACGCGAGGATGCTTAAAAActtacatactttttttttttcttatttactCCAATTTTGATTTTGTCACTTGCATCACAACATTTGACCCCAACGACCTTGCTGTTTTTCGTTTCTACCAAACTATAAAGTGAATCCTTGAAATGCAAATTGAAATTACTGTGGCCAGAACACACACGACGtttaaaattaacaaattGCTGCTCTTTCGTCTCCGCTTTGTTATCACGATTCCCCTTTCCTCGCTGGCAAACGGTAAATGGTTATTGGTTATTGGCCAGCTTGTTTGCTCATTAAACGGCTCGTTTGGCCACCGTTTTTCTCAATCACAACACTTGCTTTCGATTCAGTAATCAGTTTTCCCCCGCAACTGTTTTGCCGGCTTTTTCTGTTTTTCACGCGACCAGGCCGTTTCGTTCGAGGTGCTCTTCAAAACGACCGCTGTCGACCGCTTTCCTCGAGTTTTTTTGAACGAATGTTGATTTGAATCACAAACGCGAAACGTAAGTGTCGGCAGAACGTAAGCCACCGTGGAAGGGAGATGCAAGATCTGCTCTCTGCTCTCGCTCGGGCGCATGCGCGATcacgctctcccgctctcgggcgcgctctctctctctgtagTTAACAGAAGCCAAAACATCTGTTGAGCTAACAGATGCTAGCACTAACATTAAGTTGTTTTCCAAATTTTGGGACAAACTTTCGAAAAACAAAGACCTGTGCATATGTATTTGAAGGTTTTTTTTCTAATAGTTGTGTCAAAACCAGGGAGTATTCTGATTACTTCAACATAAACAATTATttataagtattttttttgtatttcttcTAAAGCTTGACTATTTTATCCAAAATAATTCAAACAAAAGATGTAGATCATGTTACTCTTTTTTTAGTTGTGTCAAAATTAGCGAAAATATTAGAATATTACTTAAAAAAggttatatttttgtttcttcTAAGGCTTGACTATTGTGTacgaaataaattaaacaaaatttgtacATCAGATAGCAAAATTCCAGTTCAGGTTAGCTTGTTTTACAATAAGCTTATACTTAACgaaataacataaaaaaagttcagttaaaatttacattttgaCATGAACTCTGAAAATAATTGCAccattttattgttttagaaTTATAGAGTGCCGCTTTTTTGAAGTTCCACCAATTTTCTCGAAATAACTGGCACTaggaaaataaacaaaaataaattaaaaatctcATTAACATCGTCAgaattttgttaaaatgttaaaacaattaattaatagaaattaaattaattaattaatacaATATTAAAAGCCTAACCGTTGTTTAATGTGAtttctacatacatatatacatatgtatatacatatatgattttaaaatcGTATTGAGCTAAAATGATAAGAAATCCTGGACAGCCGTTTATTTTAGCTCCTCTCTGCTGCGCTCTCTCACAATACAGTTCGTGCGTTAGAGCGAGACAGTTgcagaaatttttgtttgaatttgagagagagagagcatTAAGAGAGAGCGAGCATTAAGCAGTTTTGCAGACAGGGTTGTCAGCGTTGCGTTGAATTGTCATAACATGTAAATTGACATGTAAAATTAACAAAGACTGTAGAATACATGTACAAATTTATTGTgctaaattttaatttaacactttaacaaaaaaaatgattagAATAGGTAACTTCTAATACAATTTTGTTAAAGCGttgaaaaattttatttttcatttattatgTTAATTTATTAGTTAGGAGAAACCCGTATTCCCTTAAACACACTTTCATTTGTTttagttaaaaatatttacatttatttcgttctttttttttagcgGTTTCAGAAACCAATTCAGAAATTtgatttacaatttttatgagttcaagcTTTGAGCGGTTTTGTTGAGTGGGTCGATTTCCGTATCCTGCGATACAGAGGGCAGCACATAGAGCTCGAAAGCACCCGGGATCACACATCCTTGGTCCTGGAACATCCACTCCAGGGGGATCTCGAAAAATACAGCCACAAAATTGGaagatatataaaaaatgatcGATCACACGGCGGTGATGAGATGGGCGTCATCTTCGTTAATCCGATCGGATTTTCCATTGACCTCGATCGTGTGATTTGACTCTGTATCGCTGGGCTCCTGTTCAatttcctcctcctcctcatcgTCATCATCTCCCTGGGAGGagttttccccattttcctgCTCGGGGGATTCCCGTTCTTCGTTTTCCTCGTAAATGACGTCACAGCTGGTGGGTATCGATTTGGGCGGAGGTTTCTTTACCGACTTTCCACCGCCTTTTCGATCACCATTTTGTTGCATCTCGGACATTTGTATCTGCATTTCCCTCAGGCGATCGGTGAGTACGTATAGATCTCGCTCCTGACTTTCGCATCGTGTTCGCAGTTCGGATATCTCACGCAGATCCTCGGCCCGAGGATCCCGCCTTTCGTATCGCATGCGCATCTCCTCGAACCTGAAATAATGGTTTTAtaagatatttttattatataacaGGAAAATGTAAAGTTTAAGGCGGATACTGGATACTGACTTAGCGTACAACATCCCACAACACGGACAAGCAAAAGTATAACAAGTTTGGATAGGATAGATAAAGATATAAAGTCTTCGGTCAAGTTCTTAAATTCATTGTcaagtaaaaatatatatgcttaAAGCTGTGTAAATAATCGAAAAAGATTGTATTCCAAACAGAAGataataaagatttttaagaCTATATAgctaatatttaaaataaattttttttaagcttaaaggatttttttaatgaatggtattgaaaatattatatgactgtatatacacagagaaaattctgacgttctcatctgagttgaaaatgttcttaaaaatagaacgacatttttaagttgaaaatgtttttattttattttttacattgtatgtacaaataaactattagttcagtccttagtgtatacttataaaaaagatgttaaataaactcaatttaacttttctcttctcaccatttcgttcttatattgatatcaaaatgtacttacacgggttttaagaacgaatgttctcaattcaagaacaatgttcttagaTAGCTTTCTCTGTGTAGTATATAGTACCTAACTATGGTTATAACCATATGCATTTTTCCAGATACGAATCTCTATCTCAATAATACTTAGTTTTTCGATCGAATATAAGGGATCTAAGAACTCGACCTTGGGGATAAGGTGGGTGGCTTTGGGTGGGGGCACTTACAGGTTGGTCAGGCAGCGGCACTTGCGGTGCAGCTGCTCGATCTCGTTGGCGTTGCTGATGTCGCGCTTGTCCAGCGCCGCCTTCTCGGCATCGTAGGCCGCCTTCAGGTCCTTGAGATTGCGCTGGTGCCGAAGTTCTACATCgctgcggatgcggatgcggtcGCGGATTTGGATcggattcagattcagattcgggTTTGGGTTATTCAGGTTATATAGAGTGGGCAGAGGTTGAGGTGGATACACACACATAGCGAGAAAGAGAAAGTAAAATATTAAGAGAATCGTTCCGAAGGGGCCAACGCTTGACAAGATGCATTCCAGAAAAACATAATAATCTTAGGGGTTCTGGAGAACTCTATagatttttaaacattttaaaggtGTTCTACAATCAAACAACATTTATTTTCAAGTGCACTTTAAGTTTACTATGAAATTAATGACTTATAGTTAGAATTTggggaaataataaaaaaataataagcaaTCTTTGTACAATCGTGAATAAAATGTGAATATAGTTTGTTCTGCAATCTGAATATGTCTAAAGGTAGCAATTATTGGgttaacaaatttttttgaGCTCGAAATATGATAAATGTTTAAACCGTAATATTATCTTGCTTTAAATTAGGCAGTTGTTTTCGGTTTagtgaaaatattattttttttatatctagtttttttccattttttaacACCTAAATTAATGTTTTGCAAACCCTAGAGACATACATAGAATTCCATATTAAATCAAGGACCATATCAAGCTTGAACAAGGGGCTAGAATTTTATTGGCGCATTAAGAGGTGACGGTATTTAATATAAAGCACAGCGACAATATTGAACACTAAGCATGCAATGGCGATCAGCGGCGACATGGTCAGATATAGCACATATAGGGTCGGCATAtacggccacgcccccttggCCAACGCCCACAGGGCCGGAGAGGTTGTCGATCGACCTAAATGCTGATCCATGCTGATCCAATGAATAAAATGTGAAACGAGAGAAACAGAATACAAGTTCATGTGATAATGAATCGAGATCAAGGCCTCAAAGATGACAAATGAGTGGGATGCAGACATTCAATGCAAGCCAATGGTAATTAGCCAATTTAGTAGGGAGCAGTGGTACGGGGAAACTATCAGGTAACTATATATTGGTAAGGCGGGGCATGCTACTTAGCCACTCACTTGATTCGTTCATCGGCAGCGGCCATTTTCGCGCGATGTCGTTCCACAAGTTCCTGCAACGCCTCGTCCTTCTCCGCCTGCAATTTGGCCTTTTGAGAGTCTGTTGGTATTGAGATAATGTAAATATAAGTTAAGACATTTTCATTTAAGTTTtagttaaaaattaaatactgAAACAGAAATATAACCTTACGTTACTTCAAAGACTAGCAGTCGTCAAatttttatcaaatatttgaaaaaatttacaGATTTCTTATAACATCATTATAAGATCTAGCATTATCCAAACAAAAGCACATTAAAACATGGTAAAAAAAAGTGGAGACGATAGTGCTTTCAACAAATGCTATTTTTGATGTTCCATTTAGAGACGAAGAATGAAAACCATTCGACTATATGAACatttacaacatttttttataaaaaacctaTTATATCTAACCGTAATATAATACTGGCTGTGTTTATAAGCCAGGATCTCTAGAAATCTGATGCATAAAAACTGAAGTATTTTATAATCCACATATATATAATgtaatatttgtaatatatagTATTATttgaacaatacatttctaaGGTGTAGgcaaacttaaaataaaaaaacttttggAAATTATAACTGGATTAGAACGTTAAAAAATTGTTATCTGTGGCTATGCATGGGACAATCTTATAATTGGTATACAATATGCATGTCAAAGTATATGACACTatataaaactattttaacaaatcttaaatttcaaaatttgtttgttttattataataagtCCTTTTCTCACCCAGCTCTTTCCGGTGCGAATCGACCATGTCCTGCGTGGATAGCTGCAGCTCCTTGGCGAACTCCTCCTTCACCTGGCCGAGTCGCTCGCGGAACTTCTCCTCCATCTCGGCCTTCTCCGCCTCGAACTCCTTCTTCAGCTTCTCCTCCAGTTCCACGCGGCGATCCTCCTCGCGACACATGGCATTCTGGTACTCGCGATCGGCCTTATCCAAATGCATGCGGGTCTGGAGAAGGGCGTTATCCGAACGTTCGCGCAGACTGAGGAAATCCTGTTTCTTCAGCTCCAGGCTAGCGTGCAGATCCTCAATCTATAGGgtattaataaattataattaagtATATATTGCTATTATTTTAGAAAGATATATTACCTCAGCTCGCAGTTCCTCCTCATTGGCTGTATATCGATTGGTCAGGGCCCTGAGTTCCTCAATATGCTCGTTCTGCAATTTATCCAACGCATCCCGGCGCTCGTCCACATACACGGACTCCAGTTCATTAGTCAGTCTTGTCATCTCTGTGCTGGGGTTGTAAAATCCAAGTTATAAACTAtgttatacatatattttagaGATAAGAGACTTACTAAAGTTTGTTTTCCCAGAAGGCGGCCGCTTCATTGCGCACCTCATCGATTTTGTAGATCATTTGACGCTCCTTGTCATAGATggcactatatatatataaaatgttcattattaataatatatttaaagatatAACCTAGAGATTCTTACTTATCACACTGATATTTTATCTTGTGCACCGCCTCGATCTGGGTCTCGAGGTTCTCGTTGGCCGACTGCAGATCCGCCTTCAGGTTCTCGATGCGGTCCATCAGGGTCTGGATGGACTGCTCCTGCTCGCTGACCACGCCCCTCAGCGAGTTCACCTGCGCCTGGCAGGTGCGCAGCATCTCGGACTCCCGCCGGCGGGACTgcagctccagctccagctcctCCGCCTTGGCGCTCGCCTGCTTCCGCTCGTAGTTGCTCTTGTCCGTCTTGTCCTTGCACTGCCGCTGCATCTGCCGCAGCTGCCACTCGCAGTCCGTCATCAGGGACTCCTCGCGTTctataaatattacaaaatattattatacctATCTTATAAAGAATCGACAATGCTCATATATGTGTTGTGTAttgaataattatttttaaaggattTTTTTCATCGAACTGGAGGTTTCttatacttttattttaaaaatattattcttaTCATTATTTTGAGGCATTTGAAATTACAAATCTGAAAAAATGTACAGCCCTGTATATTTCAAAGCTTTTGAGGCATATTAATCAAATTACATCTCAAATGTctataaaattgtaaaattatGATTATTAATGTTAGGAAAAAGGTATATATTGCACTTTAGCAGGCGACCTCTCAATATTTCTAAgtctatatatataagtatttatttattctatATATCTTGAGGTCCAAAATAGTTGTATTGCTTTTATTAATACATTCTAGACTGTCTCTAAATATTTCTAAATCTTAAAAGGGATTGTTGCTCAAAAAAAACAACTTGGTTTAATTCTTATATATTCCTTATAATATCTATCTTTATGGCAATCTCACCTCGATTGTGTGTCCTGAGCATTTCGAACTCCTTTTGCCATTTGTCCTCGCAGATTTTGCGTTCCGCCTCGGAGTTTTCCAGGGCGTTCTTGAGAATGCGTATCTGCTCCTCCAGTTCCGCTCGTATCTTCTCCACCTGCTGACGCCATTCCTCAGCTTCGACTTGGGCACAGGCCAACTGGGTTTGCAAACTTTTGGCCAGGCCATGGGTCTCTTTGTACTTCTGGGTTAGTTCAGTATACTGAGCTTCGAGTTCgtctgaaaaaaaaaaacaaaaaatatataagtaaattgaaaaattactTTTACAAACAGAAACTAATAAATAATAGTTAATATAAAAGTTTCACAATACTCACTGTATTTGATCTGGAATTCATCTTGATTTTCGCTGTATTTGTGGCGTAAGTGGACCTTTTCATCCTCTAGAAGTTTCAGCTTTTTCCGCACATATTCATCGTCCTTGTGGGCAGCACTTAGTTCTCCTTGCAGTcctgaaaaatattaaattccaTAAAAAGATATCCTaaaaatttattgaaaatatgaTCCTTACTCTCCACATTCCATTGCTTGACGGAGAGTTCCTGCTCCAGCTTCTGGATCTTAAACTGCATATCCGCAACCTTGGCCTCCAGTTGACTGGCATTTTTGTGGGCCTCATCCAATTGGCTGGCAAATCGAGCTTTCTGCTGTTTCAGCTCCTTTCTGGGAAGGCATATACCAGAATGAGTAATATTCGGAATAGAAACATAAATCCCTAGACAGATCAGCTCAACTGTCAGACgaatatttttcaaacaaatcTTGTCACTGAATAATCCCcaacacaaacaaaatgaTTCACAAACGTGTTCCGCGCACGCAGCACGAAAAGTAAGAATAAATAAACGGAAAGCCacggaaaaataataataattattattattttatagtaTCGTCCCAGCGTTTATACCTATAGCTAGACATTGGCCTGACGTAACTTGAATGGAAAAGCTCGTTAAATGTGAATGAGGTGTAAAAACAGTGCCAACGTCTTCCTCAACCATAATTTGTTGAGATACAATACGTATACAGATATATAGCTACGGATACAACGAACGTAGACGTAGACAAAGATGCAGAGATacaattttatataatatgtatattggcctgtgctttgttttgttttggctTTTCAACGCAAAAATGAAATAcgttttaattgaatttatcCTAGTCGATTCTCGGTTGCTGCGAAAATGCgcaaagtttatttttaaatcaacgATTTTCCGTTGTTTTTGTTCGAGCATTCTGCCAACTCTCTGTCGCTCTTTATAAAAGATACAGTGCGTTTCGATAGTGTCAATCTGATCATTTCACGATCAATTAGTGATCATAAGTGTATTGTCCAAAAAAATCTGATCAACTTGGGATTTTATTCCGATGAAAGAGGTTCCATTGTCATTGATAAgaaactattttattttaacaaattaaagctagtatataatactaaaattaatattttaaaaaagaagggGCGCTGGAAGCTAATGTCCTTCGGCCCGCAGAAATTATATCTATTGTAATATATTCCTTAAAGTCTTTCAATTAAAGTTATTTATGATGTCCTGCACTGTTCTCTCTATAatcctattatttttgtatagACAATGTGAATTTATCAAATTTTGTGACACGCGTTCCCAGCCTTTTTCTAGAGATAGTCGGAGATAAAGATAGCCAAAGATATCTAGAAAGTGAGAATGCGACGAACATACAAAGGACAGATGCAACTCATGTACTTAGatttaaagttatttaaaatatttttggcaaGAGCATCTTTGCCGGTGCCTGTGAACTTTCCGAGGCGAATGCATAGTTGCCAGCTTGGATTCTTTCGTTGTTTATGCCCAAGTTGATAATTAAATCGGATTAGATAAACATCGGGTGATGAAGAGAAGGAAACAGCAACCGAAGATGCGGTAAAGATGCCCATTAGTTATTCGGGGcaaattacgcatacgccgcaTGTGCCGGCGTAATAGAATAAACAATCTTTCAATGCTAGCCAAGTGGCGGATGCTCCTCCCGCACGGCCAATCAATTATCCACCAAAATCAAGAACAACCCAAATAAAATTCCACAAGTGCTCGCCCCCTTCTCAAGCATTTCCTCACAAGTTTGCTCTAAATATGAACGTTTCCAAATTTACTTGTCTCTTTTTTGCACTAAGCCTAAAATAAGCAAGGCGAATAAAAGTAGAGCAGGCAGATCGTGTTCTATGCACATGAGAAAATATGATTGAGGCAAAAATTCTAAAGATTAGGTGAGCAGGGGCTATGGATACTCTAGAAAGCGATCTATTATTGAGACCATGCTTtacaatttatatataaaaaaatcaaaatttaatgAAACATTAAATGAAAAAGAAGTAGGAagtaaaaaagtaaaatccAAACAAATATGTGTTTGcttttaatcaaaaaaaaatatatatatatggtcaCGTACTCtacaaagtatttttattatatagtaCTAATCTTACAATGATATTCTAAAGCTTTGCAAATACATATAAGCCCCAAAAACTATATTCTGAATGATATACCCCCTGTGAGAGTGCGCAAAAAACAAGCGTGGGAAACGACCAACATGTTGCCAACAAAAATTGCAAATTAGAAGGAGGAAAGCCAAACGAGAAATGACGaagtgaatttatttttgcctcCGTACATTTGTTCAACTGATTTTGAACGCAAATCTAATGCTTATTATTTAAAACacaaatatttacataaatataaattgtcgaaataataattgttgcCATTTGGCTATGAGACACTTGCCGCACGGCTGTCATAATCTGTCATATTGGCGAAGGCCAAACAATGCCACCTTTCAcactgcgtatacgtaatgggAGACACTAGCCAAAACAAGTGGGATTTTCTAAGGAATTCGGTTCTATAAATATGGTATACAAGCTGAATATTTTGTGAAGGGAAATTATCAATCACATCGGATCACTTCAAACGAGGGTCTTTCTTTTGACACTTTCCATCAAAACATAAAGAACTGTaattgatatatttttaaattaatttgagaTGCCTCAAAGGGATATGtctacaaaaaaatattttgattggCATATACAACAAAATTTTTCCCCGATCATCTGGCGTATAAAATGTGCTCTGATCCATTTAAAAATAGTCGCCCCTGACTGGAAGACTGAACGCAAGTCAAATTGGCAAAATACAAAGCAAACGAGAGGGAAATTTCCGCTGACTGATTTCCCAGTAAGAAAACCAGATCACAAGGCATGTTCCATGACACAAAGATCAAGATAAATTGGCTGCATCTTGCCATGTTATTGGTGAAATTGTTGGCATGCGCTTGTGATTAAATAAATGCGCCGTACTTGATGCCGCAGCTGCTACAACTAGCTAATATCAAGTATACGTCATGAGGGAAACGGttgttttggattttaatAATTTCCTGATCGATgttttgaattgaattgaactTGAATAGTTTAATATAAATCAAAGAATGTATGTTCTTCTAGTCCTTAGCCTTTTTCAATCCTTTACTATTAGAGTAGTCGGAAAATACGGGTTCTAGACTAACAAACCTTTTAATATGCTTTGAATATCTTTTAAAAATCCCCTGTTTTCAAGCTCACCTGTGTTCCTGATTGTCGAAGGGACTCGCCTGGCGCACTGGCTTGTTGAGGACACTGCCATCCTCGATGATCTCGATGCAGGGCGTCATGTCCTGGCCAAGAAAGCTGTCGTCCCTGCTGCCCTGCTTGGGACTACTGCTGCGACTGCGTCCCTCGACATGGATGGGT
This region of Drosophila subpulchrella strain 33 F10 #4 breed RU33 unplaced genomic scaffold, RU_Dsub_v1.1 Primary Assembly Seq354, whole genome shotgun sequence genomic DNA includes:
- the LOC119559912 gene encoding myosin-3 isoform X2, with amino-acid sequence MFNLLRRSRRGKTHKIVDEEEDGDKPVRYSKIGEMSLRREERPERARRAVIEELEDFASDFDDDATRKNSDDDDDEERLKLAKTAANGRSDNLYINKMGGDARTWSFSSGGDRNAAPSSQNEAASAIASKSYSGQLIGTIESEIDGPKIPITHRRTRNDTEPQKRQSLLSIGSFKLTNHSKDRPDSPDRTDSTEQTKKRKTLQKSRDFLSDIFMARGRNHQRQNQNQNQIQKQQKIPAAGKPNKSNKSNAKDVIAAAIATHLETNSDPAPASPTTYQMTLANNSPENSGQRRAFEEKSKPAGGPEESGQSFSAENVNFPKKIEPEKEEPPAMRSSTFLIQAANVERPTAIAEQQHQHGNAIAAPQQHLATKQQHQAPQQQHQQLSDITMGQTSAKPNEISSAHSSRASTPRDFRESVVSAPQAPPRHQKSPEVPKITVEDCSFPEEPLNKSQEIFYELNEPAEDSINIEELNEAHIETLEDEVFATDIPATIYQNSNNRPWTRLSNVKLENVQEEEEQEDEEEEDQDEVDEAVDLDYEPHMNSNQSNGNSRQSASSERSALKSDSNLSSSYADSGIGDQESPAPQQQQQHPPQPPPRSSSHMAITQQNLNHTFIRDGNSTDCEETFLQCDELGDIEHFSEFSERLVCIESISLPDVVVESTTANATASGTTLSATSATAAASPSQATTNGGDSQININIANGAGGNSLGSVHFIPIHVEGRSRSSSPKQGSRDDSFLGQDMTPCIEIIEDGSVLNKPVRQASPFDNQEHRKELKQQKARFASQLDEAHKNASQLEAKVADMQFKIQKLEQELSVKQWNVERLQGELSAAHKDDEYVRKKLKLLEDEKVHLRHKYSENQDEFQIKYNELEAQYTELTQKYKETHGLAKSLQTQLACAQVEAEEWRQQVEKIRAELEEQIRILKNALENSEAERKICEDKWQKEFEMLRTHNREREESLMTDCEWQLRQMQRQCKDKTDKSNYERKQASAKAEELELELQSRRRESEMLRTCQAQVNSLRGVVSEQEQSIQTLMDRIENLKADLQSANENLETQIEAVHKIKYQCDNAIYDKERQMIYKIDEVRNEAAAFWENKLYTEMTRLTNELESVYVDERRDALDKLQNEHIEELRALTNRYTANEEELRAEIEDLHASLELKKQDFLSLRERSDNALLQTRMHLDKADREYQNAMCREEDRRVELEEKLKKEFEAEKAEMEEKFRERLGQVKEEFAKELQLSTQDMVDSHRKELDSQKAKLQAEKDEALQELVERHRAKMAAADERINMDQHLGRSTTSPALWALAKGAWPYMPTLYVLYLTMSPLIAIACLVFNIVAVLYIKYRHLLIDVELRHQRNLKDLKAAYDAEKAALDKRDISNANEIEQLHRKCRCLTNLFEEMRMRYERRDPRAEDLREISELRTRCESQERDLYVLTDRLREMQIQMSEMQQNGDRKGGGKSVKKPPPKSIPTSCDVIYEENEERESPEQENGENSSQGDDDDEEEEEIEQEPSDTESNHTIEVNGKSDRINEDDAHLITAV
- the LOC119559912 gene encoding myosin-3 isoform X1; this encodes MFNLLRRSRRGKTHKIVDEEEDGDKPVRYSKIGEMSLRREERPERARRAVIEELEDFASDFDDDATRKNSDDDDDEERLKLAKTAANGRSDNLYINKMGGDARTWSFSSGGDRNAAPSSQNEAASAIASKSYSGQLIGTIESEIDGPKIPITHRRTRNDTEPQKRQSLLSIGSFKLTNHSKDRPDSPDRTDSTEQTKKRKTLQKSRDFLSDIFMARGRNHQRQNQNQNQIQKQQKIPAAGKPNKSNKSNAKDVIAAAIATHLETNSDPAPASPTTYQMTLANNSPENSGQRRAFEEKSKPAGGPEESGQSFSAENVNFPKKIEPEKEEPPAMRSSTFLIQAANVERPTAIAEQQHQHGNAIAAPQQHLATKQQHQAPQQQHQQLSDITMGQTSAKPNEISSAHSSRASTPRDFRESVVSAPQAPPRHQKSPEVPKITVEDCSFPEEPLNKSQEIFYELNEPAEDSINIEELNEAHIETLEDEVFATDIPATIYQNSNNRPWTRLSNVKLENVQEEEEQEDEEEEDQDEVDEAVDLDYEPHMNSNQSNGNSRQSASSERSALKSDSNLSSSYADSGIGDQESPAPQQQQQHPPQPPPRSSSHMAITQQNLNHTFIRDGNSTDCEETFLQCDELGDIEHFSEFSERLVCIESISLPDVVVESTTANATASGTTLSATSATAAASPSQATTNGGDSQININIANGAGGNSLGSVHFIPIHVEGRSRSSSPKQGSRDDSFLGQDMTPCIEIIEDGSVLNKPVRQASPFDNQEHRKELKQQKARFASQLDEAHKNASQLEAKVADMQFKIQKLEQELSVKQWNVERLQGELSAAHKDDEYVRKKLKLLEDEKVHLRHKYSENQDEFQIKYNELEAQYTELTQKYKETHGLAKSLQTQLACAQVEAEEWRQQVEKIRAELEEQIRILKNALENSEAERKICEDKWQKEFEMLRTHNREREESLMTDCEWQLRQMQRQCKDKTDKSNYERKQASAKAEELELELQSRRRESEMLRTCQAQVNSLRGVVSEQEQSIQTLMDRIENLKADLQSANENLETQIEAVHKIKYQCDNAIYDKERQMIYKIDEVRNEAAAFWENKLYTEMTRLTNELESVYVDERRDALDKLQNEHIEELRALTNRYTANEEELRAEIEDLHASLELKKQDFLSLRERSDNALLQTRMHLDKADREYQNAMCREEDRRVELEEKLKKEFEAEKAEMEEKFRERLGQVKEEFAKELQLSTQDMVDSHRKELDSQKAKLQAEKDEALQELVERHRAKMAAADERINDVELRHQRNLKDLKAAYDAEKAALDKRDISNANEIEQLHRKCRCLTNLFEEMRMRYERRDPRAEDLREISELRTRCESQERDLYVLTDRLREMQIQMSEMQQNGDRKGGGKSVKKPPPKSIPTSCDVIYEENEERESPEQENGENSSQGDDDDEEEEEIEQEPSDTESNHTIEVNGKSDRINEDDAHLITAV